Part of the Primulina huaijiensis isolate GDHJ02 chromosome 15, ASM1229523v2, whole genome shotgun sequence genome is shown below.
GTGCAATGAGTTAGAATAGATAtgttgtgatacggtctcatgtatctttatctgtgagacgggtcaatcctatcgatattcacaattaaaagtaatactcttagcataaaaagtaatattttttcatggatgacccaaataagatattcgacaaatgaaattgatccgtgagaccatctcacaagagtttttgtgaatgAGTTATTATGAACTATGACCAAAAACTGGAAAAAATTTGAATCggtatattttgaatattttttttccaattatgATATCCACaacttctcaaaaaaaaaaatttaaatctaatCAGACATAAATATTACGTCccaataatattttatcaaataagaATAATCCTAGTTTTATTCCATTTTGACCTATTCACTATATATGAAATTTCTTCATCTTTTCCAACAACAAACTCTCACCAATGGAGTCCCTCTCCAATCCATCACcatttcattcttcttttcactCACAAATCTCACTCCATATGGGCCATTACTATCCCCTTGATTCACCATTTCAATGGCCTCAAGTATACATTTCTCACTCCATTTCATGAATCCCTCCACTCCAAGTAATCCAACTTGTTGATCACCACCATATTGCCTGTTCTCCTCCCATTTTTGCTCCAACGTGATCGAAGAAAAGTAAGGCTCCGCGAAGAGAGATTCTAATGCAACCCTTGCTTCTCCTAAATGGTATGGGAAACTGAACTCCATCGACTCGAGAAAGGCTCGGAAACGAGTGACATTCGAATCCAAGAATGTAGTATAATCACCACAAGTTGTCATATTGCTATGACATGTCTCACCATCACCATAAGTGATGATGCCTTTGTTGAATTTTGTATCACAATTTGTGACATTTTGTAAGAAATTTTCAGCCACTTTAAGAAATTCAAAGACACACTTCTTGCTCTTAATTCTCCCCATATGTGGGAGCCCCACCATGCAATTGAAAACGTACCAAGATTTTCTTCCACAACATTCTTTCTCTATGTTCTTCATTTTACATTCCAAATCCATGAATCCGACCTCTTCTACTTTCATATCTATGCCACAGGATCTCGCATGATCGCAAATCCTGATCTTCGTCTCCTCGAAGTTCCATATCGAGTGGGTAAATAATTCGCAATCTTCACCGAATCTCACCGATGTTACTGTCACCTCCTTGCATCGATATTGCTTTATTTCTTCCAAGAACGATGATATTTGAATCCCCTCTCCAATGTCGAAATCCAATACATGTATGATATCCACATCGCTAGGCATGTTTTCAATAATAGCCGAATTTGCCACAAAGTGAGTAAACTTTCCATGCGGGAAAATCTGATAAAATGCTTTGAACGCTGCATAAAAATTCCTCATGGACTCTTTAATGAGGTAATCCGATTCATTATCCAGATGTCGAAACATATAATACAAGATACGTTCCACAATCCCTCCAACCGGATTAACTTTCTTTATTATGTGTTCAACTATCACTCTTGACAGCAAAGTTTCTTGATTATCTATGGCTTCTGCATAAGCCACAAGGAGATGAAGAAGGCATAGTTCACTGTCAACTTCCATGCCTTCCAACAATGAAGGTATTTGCATGGATGCCGAGTCCATGGATGCATGACATACATCCATTGCACGATCATGATCCGCATCATCCTTGAAGATCACGTGATCGAAT
Proteins encoded:
- the LOC140959429 gene encoding protein NODULATION SIGNALING PATHWAY 2-like — encoded protein: MEDEHCVDEYAFSPPFFATEDSHEISSSMQQYLESIFSDECMEFPQLVDHEVQENYSKEDFQMDFDEFDHVIFKDDADHDRAMDVCHASMDSASMQIPSLLEGMEVDSELCLLHLLVAYAEAIDNQETLLSRVIVEHIIKKVNPVGGIVERILYYMFRHLDNESDYLIKESMRNFYAAFKAFYQIFPHGKFTHFVANSAIIENMPSDVDIIHVLDFDIGEGIQISSFLEEIKQYRCKEVTVTSVRFGEDCELFTHSIWNFEETKIRICDHARSCGIDMKVEEVGFMDLECKMKNIEKECCGRKSWYVFNCMVGLPHMGRIKSKKCVFEFLKVAENFLQNVTNCDTKFNKGIITYGDGETCHSNMTTCGDYTTFLDSNVTRFRAFLESMEFSFPYHLGEARVALESLFAEPYFSSITLEQKWEENRQYGGDQQVGLLGVEGFMKWSEKCILEAIEMVNQGDSNGPYGVRFVSEKKNEMVMDWRGTPLVRVCCWKR